A genomic window from Herbiconiux aconitum includes:
- a CDS encoding MFS transporter, producing the protein MTDEARPIPSASSTPSAPTAPAIPRRAWQALIVLLAGMFIALLDTTIVNVALPSIRTSIDASEATLSWIISGYALAFGLALIPAGRIGDRIGHKWVFFTGVALFTVASLACGLSQNDLQLVVSRIVQGLAGGMFVPAVTAYIQLLFPFRSRGKAFAIMGAVIGVSSALGPIVGGLIIEAFGAENGWRLVFGVNLPIGIATLIAAAILLPGRRESDAVSTSINGPAASASPVKAGIDWLGLVLVSAGLVALLVPLIQGEDEGWPLWTFLSLGAGALLIVAFGAWEVAYAKRGRSPLVPPRLFRHASFTGGVILALVYFAAFTSIFFTISILWQAGLGHTALESGVVSIPFAIGSIVGSSQSGRLAQLLGRRVLVIGTAAVAVGLAWVWLVFLLTDPSDLTNWELIAPLLIAGLGNGLFIAPNAQFIVATVDRSEAGAASGVISAMQRVGSAVGIAVIGSVFFGTLVISGQTPDAVATGFGASATSAMAVSVGFAVLAFLLVFTLPRRTGAPGGH; encoded by the coding sequence ATGACTGACGAAGCACGTCCCATCCCGAGCGCCTCGAGCACCCCGAGCGCCCCGACGGCGCCCGCGATTCCGCGGCGCGCGTGGCAAGCCCTGATCGTGTTGCTGGCCGGCATGTTCATCGCGCTGCTCGACACGACCATCGTGAACGTCGCGCTGCCGAGCATCCGCACCTCGATCGACGCCTCCGAGGCGACGCTCTCGTGGATCATCTCGGGCTACGCTCTGGCGTTCGGCCTTGCCCTCATCCCGGCGGGTCGGATCGGCGACCGGATCGGCCACAAGTGGGTCTTCTTCACCGGTGTCGCCCTGTTCACCGTCGCGAGCCTGGCCTGCGGGCTCTCGCAGAACGACCTGCAGCTCGTGGTGTCGCGCATCGTGCAGGGTCTGGCCGGCGGCATGTTCGTTCCCGCGGTCACGGCATACATCCAACTGCTGTTCCCGTTCCGTTCGCGCGGCAAGGCCTTCGCCATCATGGGCGCCGTCATCGGTGTCTCGTCGGCTCTCGGCCCGATCGTGGGCGGACTCATCATCGAGGCCTTCGGTGCCGAGAACGGGTGGCGTCTGGTGTTCGGCGTGAACCTGCCCATCGGAATCGCCACGTTGATCGCCGCCGCCATCCTGCTGCCCGGTCGCCGGGAATCGGATGCGGTGTCCACGTCGATCAACGGGCCGGCGGCGTCGGCCTCACCGGTCAAGGCCGGCATCGACTGGCTCGGGCTGGTGCTCGTCTCAGCGGGGTTGGTGGCTCTGCTGGTGCCGCTCATCCAGGGGGAAGACGAGGGCTGGCCGCTCTGGACCTTCCTCTCGCTCGGCGCCGGCGCTCTCCTGATCGTGGCCTTCGGAGCCTGGGAGGTGGCCTACGCCAAGCGCGGCCGCAGCCCTTTGGTTCCTCCGCGTCTGTTCCGGCACGCCTCCTTCACGGGCGGCGTCATCCTCGCCCTGGTGTACTTCGCCGCCTTCACGAGCATCTTCTTCACCATCTCTATCCTCTGGCAGGCCGGGCTCGGCCACACGGCCCTGGAGTCGGGAGTCGTCTCCATCCCGTTCGCCATCGGCTCGATCGTCGGATCCTCGCAGAGCGGCCGGCTCGCCCAGCTGCTCGGCCGCCGGGTGCTCGTGATCGGCACGGCCGCCGTGGCCGTGGGCCTCGCCTGGGTCTGGCTGGTGTTCTTGCTCACCGACCCCTCCGACCTCACGAACTGGGAGCTGATCGCTCCGCTGCTGATCGCCGGCCTCGGCAACGGCCTGTTCATCGCCCCGAACGCCCAATTCATCGTGGCAACCGTCGACCGCTCGGAAGCGGGGGCCGCGAGCGGCGTCATCAGCGCCATGCAACGGGTCGGGAGCGCCGTGGGAATCGCGGTGATCGGCAGCGTCTTCTTCGGCACCTTGGTGATCAGCGGTCAGACCCCGGATGCGGTCGCCACCGGATTCGGAGCCAGTGCGACATCCGCCATGGCAGTCAGCGTCGGCTTCGCCGTGCTCGCCTTCCTGCTGGTGTTCACGCTGCCCCGCCGCACGGGAGCGCCAGGCGGCCACTGA
- a CDS encoding PadR family transcriptional regulator, whose protein sequence is MSSIRLFILGSLDSAGPMHGHQLRLLAEEERIHLWTDVSVGSLYGAIKRLANEGLIEEVRVEREGSYPERQVFEITAEGRRALATLRETGLSTVDFRNDPFDLAMARLDPGTLDALPLVIETRMLALRTKLSEQEFLARAAAPYLSRAEAWVMQHRVDRLSAEVDSHEHLLSLLPDIIADEQARKAHAHD, encoded by the coding sequence GTGTCATCCATTCGACTCTTCATTCTCGGAAGCCTCGACTCCGCGGGCCCGATGCACGGCCACCAGCTGCGGCTGCTGGCCGAGGAGGAACGCATCCATCTCTGGACGGATGTGTCGGTCGGCTCGCTCTACGGCGCCATCAAACGATTGGCCAACGAAGGGCTGATCGAGGAGGTGAGGGTCGAGCGCGAGGGGTCGTATCCCGAGCGGCAGGTGTTCGAGATCACGGCAGAGGGTCGGCGCGCGCTCGCGACCCTGCGCGAAACCGGTCTCAGCACGGTCGACTTCCGCAACGATCCGTTCGACCTGGCGATGGCGAGACTCGACCCCGGCACGCTCGACGCACTGCCTCTCGTGATCGAGACCCGGATGCTCGCCTTGCGCACCAAGCTCTCCGAACAGGAATTCCTGGCCCGCGCCGCCGCTCCCTACCTCTCGCGCGCCGAGGCCTGGGTGATGCAGCACCGGGTCGACCGGCTGAGCGCCGAGGTCGACTCGCACGAACACCTGCTCTCCCTCCTCCCCGACATCATCGCCGACGAACAGGCGCGAAAGGCCCACGCACATGACTGA
- the xylB gene encoding xylulokinase has product MTLVAGIDSSTQSCKVAIRDLATGELVRQGRAAHPSGTEVDPQAWWEALGSAIADAGGFDDVAAVSIAGQQHGMVVLDAAGEVIRPALLWNDTRSAGAAAELIAEFGAAALAARTGSVPVASFTATKLRWLRDAEPSAADRVAAVALPHDWLTWRLRGFGPASASPLGPVLDELVTDRSDASGTSYWNPTAGAYDHELLVAALGHDAVLPRVLGPAESAGTTVALSAPGLPTLPAGIVVGPGAGDNAGAALGLGATEGDVVVSIGTSGTVFAVTGEPSADESGTVAGFADASGAFLPLVATLNAARILDATAALLGVDHDTLGSLALAAAPGADGLVLQPYFEGERTPNLPDATATLFGMTLASTTREGLARAAIEGLLCGLADGLDALRRVGVEPSRILLIGGAAMNPAVQAIAAQVFDVPVTVPEPGEYVADGAAVQAGWAFSGTRPTWGVSVAASPAADFRSVIREQYAARAAR; this is encoded by the coding sequence ATGACGCTCGTCGCCGGAATCGACTCGTCCACCCAGAGCTGCAAGGTCGCCATCCGTGACCTCGCGACCGGGGAGCTGGTGCGCCAGGGCCGCGCGGCCCATCCGTCGGGCACCGAGGTCGATCCGCAGGCCTGGTGGGAGGCGTTGGGCTCCGCGATCGCCGACGCCGGCGGCTTCGACGACGTGGCGGCCGTGTCGATCGCGGGGCAGCAGCACGGCATGGTGGTGCTGGATGCCGCGGGAGAGGTCATCCGCCCCGCCCTGCTCTGGAACGACACCCGTTCCGCGGGGGCCGCGGCCGAGCTCATCGCCGAGTTCGGGGCAGCCGCACTCGCCGCCCGCACCGGATCGGTGCCGGTCGCGTCGTTCACCGCCACGAAGCTGCGGTGGCTGCGGGATGCCGAGCCCTCTGCCGCCGACCGCGTCGCCGCCGTCGCGCTCCCCCACGACTGGCTGACCTGGCGCCTGCGCGGCTTCGGGCCGGCATCCGCGAGCCCGCTCGGGCCGGTGCTCGACGAGCTCGTGACCGATCGCTCGGATGCGAGCGGCACCTCCTACTGGAACCCGACCGCGGGCGCCTACGACCACGAGCTGCTCGTGGCCGCCCTCGGTCATGATGCCGTGCTGCCCCGGGTTCTCGGGCCGGCAGAGTCGGCGGGCACGACCGTCGCACTCTCCGCTCCCGGGCTGCCCACCCTTCCGGCCGGAATCGTGGTGGGGCCCGGCGCCGGCGACAACGCCGGAGCGGCACTCGGACTCGGCGCCACCGAAGGCGATGTCGTGGTGTCGATCGGCACGAGCGGCACGGTCTTCGCCGTCACGGGCGAACCGTCGGCCGACGAGAGCGGCACGGTCGCCGGGTTCGCGGATGCCTCGGGCGCGTTTCTTCCGCTGGTCGCCACGCTGAACGCGGCGCGCATCCTCGACGCCACCGCAGCGCTGCTCGGAGTCGACCACGACACGCTCGGGTCGCTCGCGCTCGCCGCGGCGCCGGGCGCCGACGGACTCGTGCTGCAGCCCTACTTCGAGGGCGAGCGCACGCCGAACCTGCCGGACGCCACCGCGACCCTGTTCGGCATGACCCTCGCCTCGACCACCCGCGAGGGCCTCGCACGCGCCGCCATCGAGGGACTGCTCTGCGGTCTCGCCGACGGGCTCGACGCGCTGCGCCGGGTGGGCGTCGAGCCGTCGCGCATCCTGTTGATCGGCGGAGCGGCGATGAATCCCGCCGTGCAGGCGATCGCGGCCCAGGTGTTCGATGTGCCGGTGACCGTGCCCGAGCCCGGGGAGTACGTGGCCGACGGCGCCGCCGTGCAGGCCGGCTGGGCGTTCAGCGGCACCCGCCCGACGTGGGGCGTCTCGGTGGCGGCGTCGCCCGCTGCCGACTTCCGCTCCGTCATCCGCGAGCAGTACGCGGCGCGCGCCGCGCGCTAG
- a CDS encoding carbohydrate ABC transporter permease, protein MVNRSQYRSRPGAQKSSNDRTRARSQRIKQPVGSSIVVNGILVLAGIYFLLPIVWVLIAATKTPGQLFNSFGLWFSDSPQAWQNLVNVFTQDNGIFSVWILNSVLYAAVGAFVAMVISAACGYALAKYVFRGRETLFSIILGGVLVPATVIALPLYFLLNSVGLTGTYWAVLLPSMVSPFGVYLARIHANAAVPDEVIEAARIDGAGDLRIFGSIATRMMMPALVTIFLFQFVTIWNNYLLPLVMLNRTETFPITLGLTLWNSQTQRDPMFYQLVVTGSAVSAILLVVLMVSLQRFWKADLTAGATKG, encoded by the coding sequence GTGGTGAACCGCTCGCAGTACCGCTCGCGCCCCGGCGCCCAGAAGAGTTCGAACGACCGCACCCGAGCCCGCTCGCAGCGCATCAAGCAACCGGTCGGCAGCTCGATCGTCGTGAACGGCATCCTCGTGCTGGCCGGCATCTACTTCTTGCTGCCGATCGTCTGGGTGCTCATCGCCGCCACGAAGACGCCGGGGCAGTTGTTCAACAGCTTCGGTCTCTGGTTCTCCGATTCGCCGCAGGCCTGGCAGAACCTCGTGAACGTCTTCACGCAGGACAACGGCATCTTCTCCGTCTGGATTCTGAACAGCGTGCTCTACGCCGCGGTCGGCGCCTTCGTGGCGATGGTCATCTCGGCGGCCTGCGGGTATGCGCTCGCGAAGTACGTCTTCCGGGGCCGCGAGACGTTGTTCTCGATCATCCTCGGTGGCGTGCTGGTTCCCGCCACGGTCATCGCGCTGCCGCTGTACTTCCTGCTCAACTCGGTGGGGCTGACCGGAACGTACTGGGCGGTGCTGCTGCCGAGCATGGTGAGCCCGTTCGGCGTGTACCTGGCGCGCATCCACGCGAACGCCGCGGTGCCCGACGAGGTGATCGAGGCGGCCCGCATCGACGGCGCCGGCGACCTGCGCATCTTCGGGTCCATCGCCACCCGGATGATGATGCCCGCTCTGGTCACGATCTTCCTGTTCCAGTTCGTCACGATCTGGAACAACTACCTGCTTCCGCTCGTGATGCTGAACCGCACCGAGACCTTCCCCATCACGCTGGGGCTCACGCTCTGGAACTCGCAGACCCAGCGCGACCCGATGTTCTACCAGCTGGTCGTCACCGGCTCGGCGGTCTCGGCGATCCTGCTCGTGGTGCTGATGGTCTCGTTGCAGCGGTTCTGGAAGGCCGACCTGACGGCCGGCGCCACCAAGGGCTGA
- a CDS encoding carbohydrate ABC transporter permease, with the protein MTLTATRPKRRFRPALWVLTLPFVIMFALFFIAPIIYAIVDSLFSTKASGLGFGAPEKVFVFLDNYTAALSTPSFVESLGRLLLFSLIEVPLMVVTALGLALLLESARARWPRFFRVLYFVPYGVPGVIAALLWGFLYIPATSPVLQGLAAVGIDIDPLSSSGVLFAIANIALWGFAGYNMLILIAALNAIPTELYEAARIDGASEWSITWNIKLPLVRPSVILVTVFTIIGTLQLFVEPLVLRPLTTAISSDFTPNLAAYNQSFAEGNPSLAAAMAVIVAVIGFVFSFGFLRLVNRKGNRAW; encoded by the coding sequence ATGACACTCACCGCCACCCGCCCGAAGCGGCGCTTCCGGCCCGCCCTCTGGGTTCTGACGCTTCCCTTCGTGATCATGTTCGCGCTGTTCTTCATCGCGCCGATCATCTACGCGATCGTCGACAGCCTGTTCTCCACGAAGGCCTCCGGCCTCGGCTTCGGGGCGCCGGAGAAGGTCTTCGTCTTCCTCGACAACTACACCGCCGCCCTCAGCACGCCGTCGTTCGTCGAGAGCCTCGGCCGGCTCCTGCTGTTCTCGCTGATCGAGGTGCCGCTCATGGTGGTGACCGCGCTCGGTCTCGCCCTGCTGCTCGAATCGGCGCGGGCCCGCTGGCCCCGCTTCTTCCGCGTGCTCTACTTCGTGCCGTACGGCGTGCCCGGCGTCATCGCCGCCCTGCTCTGGGGCTTCCTCTACATCCCCGCCACCAGTCCGGTGCTCCAGGGACTCGCAGCCGTCGGAATCGACATCGACCCGCTGTCGTCCAGCGGTGTGCTGTTCGCCATCGCGAACATCGCGCTGTGGGGCTTCGCGGGCTACAACATGCTCATCCTGATCGCAGCTCTGAACGCGATCCCGACCGAACTGTACGAGGCCGCCCGCATCGACGGCGCATCCGAATGGTCGATCACCTGGAACATCAAGCTTCCGTTGGTTCGTCCATCCGTCATCCTCGTCACGGTCTTCACCATCATCGGCACGCTGCAGCTGTTCGTCGAACCGCTCGTGCTCCGCCCGCTCACCACGGCGATCAGTTCGGACTTCACACCGAACCTCGCCGCCTACAACCAGTCGTTCGCCGAGGGCAACCCGAGCCTCGCCGCCGCCATGGCCGTCATCGTGGCCGTGATCGGCTTCGTGTTCTCGTTCGGCTTCCTGCGCCTGGTCAACCGGAAGGGAAACCGCGCGTGGTGA
- a CDS encoding ABC transporter substrate-binding protein, whose translation MFGLRTHRSIRLAIAGVVTVGVAASLAACSSSGGDTASTASAENPVQITFQSWVPNIDQAVDAFNASHDDVKVTLETVTAGPDGGYAKMLSAVQAGNPADVAQLGYDAIPDFLVNDALEDITDYVGDSSDLFVPWQWDTGVFNDKVYAVPQASGPLGQFYRKDIFDSLGIAYPTTWDEYYQAAKTIHASDPNKYITAFAFNQAPWLIGLSQQGGANWFSTSDDAWNVDIADASTLKVAEFWQKLIDEGLVKIEADFSSEWNADIQNGNVATWISGSWADAILRGTAPDTAGKWAVGAMPQWQAGQDVSATWAGGSASAVLKGSKHPKEAAEFALWLNSDPESVNILTNVGAGWPAIADTSQITSLQNDPDVFSFYGGQDIWDVFAASDAAVDTSWKWPPLSSTLFSSLTDNVKSAVEGGTPLTDAYTKTQDDMVAALKAKGISVN comes from the coding sequence ATGTTCGGACTCCGAACCCATCGATCCATCCGGCTGGCAATCGCCGGCGTCGTCACCGTCGGTGTCGCCGCGAGCCTCGCCGCCTGCTCGAGCAGCGGCGGCGACACTGCGTCGACCGCCTCGGCCGAGAACCCCGTGCAGATCACCTTCCAGTCCTGGGTGCCGAACATCGACCAGGCGGTCGACGCGTTCAACGCCTCCCACGACGACGTCAAGGTGACGCTGGAGACGGTCACCGCCGGCCCCGACGGCGGCTACGCCAAGATGCTGTCGGCTGTGCAGGCGGGCAATCCCGCCGACGTCGCTCAGCTCGGCTACGACGCCATCCCCGACTTCCTCGTCAACGACGCGCTCGAAGACATCACCGATTACGTCGGCGACTCCTCCGACCTGTTCGTGCCCTGGCAATGGGACACCGGCGTCTTCAACGACAAGGTCTACGCCGTGCCGCAGGCCTCGGGCCCGCTCGGCCAGTTCTACCGCAAAGACATCTTCGACTCGCTCGGAATCGCGTACCCCACCACCTGGGACGAGTACTACCAGGCCGCGAAGACGATCCACGCCTCCGACCCGAACAAGTACATCACCGCGTTCGCGTTCAACCAGGCGCCCTGGCTGATCGGCCTCTCGCAGCAGGGCGGGGCCAACTGGTTCTCGACCTCCGACGACGCCTGGAACGTGGACATCGCCGATGCGTCCACCCTCAAGGTGGCCGAGTTCTGGCAGAAGCTGATCGACGAGGGCCTCGTGAAGATCGAGGCCGACTTCTCGAGCGAGTGGAACGCCGACATCCAGAACGGAAACGTCGCGACCTGGATCTCCGGCTCGTGGGCCGATGCGATCCTCCGCGGAACCGCGCCCGACACCGCAGGCAAGTGGGCCGTCGGCGCCATGCCGCAGTGGCAGGCCGGTCAAGACGTCTCGGCCACCTGGGCCGGTGGCTCGGCGAGCGCCGTGCTCAAGGGCTCGAAGCACCCGAAGGAGGCGGCAGAGTTCGCACTCTGGCTGAATTCCGACCCGGAGAGCGTGAACATCCTCACGAACGTCGGTGCCGGCTGGCCCGCCATCGCCGACACCTCGCAGATCACCTCGCTGCAGAACGACCCCGACGTGTTCTCCTTCTACGGAGGGCAGGACATCTGGGACGTCTTCGCCGCCTCGGATGCCGCGGTGGACACCTCCTGGAAGTGGCCGCCGCTGTCCTCCACCCTGTTCTCCTCGCTCACCGACAACGTCAAGAGCGCGGTCGAGGGTGGCACCCCGCTGACGGATGCCTACACGAAGACCCAGGACGACATGGTCGCTGCCCTGAAGGCCAAGGGGATCTCCGTCAACTGA
- a CDS encoding AraC family transcriptional regulator has product MERAVGFDNQRLCVVPRPLVAEALARPVTRRLVVTDAGYFPHAHAHGRHRPAGAEETIVIVCVAGSGWVEAQGVQTRIGPSTAIVIPGGVPHSYGASETEPWTIWWCHVRGADVPELVEAADIEPSRITVSLRAIDRVTAMLDEIVASLERDQSPARLLSTAGMAWRMLTQLAVDRRLPEQGEPLERAMRYLEERVDGAIRVPELAALVGVSSSHLSALFRDATGGGVLAHHTALKMARARRLLDTTTLPIAEVGREVGMHDQFYFSRQFRRTHGVSPSVYRAQRKG; this is encoded by the coding sequence ATGGAACGCGCGGTCGGCTTCGACAATCAACGGTTGTGTGTGGTGCCTCGCCCGCTCGTGGCCGAGGCGCTCGCTCGGCCGGTCACCCGACGGCTGGTCGTCACCGATGCCGGATATTTTCCGCATGCCCATGCTCACGGGCGTCACCGACCGGCTGGAGCGGAGGAGACGATCGTGATCGTCTGCGTCGCCGGGTCGGGCTGGGTGGAGGCGCAGGGGGTGCAGACACGCATCGGTCCCTCCACGGCGATCGTGATCCCGGGCGGCGTGCCGCACTCCTATGGAGCTTCTGAGACCGAGCCATGGACGATCTGGTGGTGCCATGTGCGGGGCGCCGACGTGCCGGAGCTGGTGGAGGCGGCCGACATCGAGCCGAGTCGCATCACGGTGTCGCTCCGTGCCATCGACCGGGTGACGGCCATGCTCGATGAGATCGTCGCGTCGCTCGAACGAGACCAGTCGCCGGCGCGACTGCTCTCGACCGCGGGAATGGCGTGGCGGATGCTCACCCAGCTCGCCGTCGATCGTCGGCTCCCCGAGCAGGGCGAACCGCTCGAGCGCGCCATGCGCTACCTCGAGGAACGCGTCGACGGCGCCATCCGGGTGCCGGAGCTCGCCGCGCTGGTGGGGGTGTCGTCGTCGCACCTGAGCGCGCTGTTCCGCGACGCGACCGGCGGAGGGGTGCTCGCCCACCACACCGCACTCAAGATGGCCCGGGCGCGCAGGCTCCTCGACACCACGACCTTGCCCATCGCGGAGGTCGGCCGGGAGGTCGGGATGCACGACCAGTTCTATTTCTCGCGTCAATTCCGTCGCACGCACGGCGTGAGCCCCTCGGTGTACCGCGCGCAGCGAAAGGGTTGA